Proteins from a genomic interval of Rhodococcus rhodochrous:
- a CDS encoding MBL fold metallo-hydrolase, whose amino-acid sequence MCDVLGRLHTAGVSRRKLLASFAVGATAVAATACSPGADTAVAAPTPDRRFAPEPYRGQRTRLVLLGTSGGPPYWPGSEREGISSAVVVGDRYYLVDAGHGVMRRLRGAELGPNFATDLDGPLDALGGIFLTHLHSDHVVDLNNILTEGIYNGLQHVEKIPVYGPGNRGVLPPLFGEGPAPEPVAPGNPTPGTREMTDLLVQAFATDFNDRLFDNRKPAPDALWEAFDVPVPAQYLADPNGNPCPDMEPFTFFEDDRVRVSAILVDHAPVFPALAYRFDSDDGSIVFSGDTGPTPNLVKLARGADVLVHEVIDPAWPESLFPEPRTDAQEGLYQHLIQSHTLIEDLGPIAQEAGVGTLVLSHMVPGNRPDSTWEGCGAGFDGRLVIGHDLDVVGVGAPA is encoded by the coding sequence ATGTGTGATGTTCTGGGACGACTGCACACGGCCGGGGTATCCCGGCGAAAGTTGTTGGCCAGTTTCGCCGTCGGCGCGACGGCCGTGGCGGCCACCGCATGCAGTCCCGGTGCCGACACCGCCGTTGCGGCTCCGACACCCGATCGCCGGTTCGCGCCGGAGCCGTATCGAGGGCAACGGACACGCCTGGTCCTGCTCGGCACCTCGGGTGGTCCTCCCTACTGGCCCGGGAGCGAACGCGAAGGCATCTCCTCCGCCGTCGTGGTTGGAGACCGGTACTACCTCGTCGACGCCGGTCACGGTGTCATGCGACGCCTACGCGGGGCGGAACTCGGACCCAACTTCGCCACCGACCTCGACGGCCCCCTCGACGCGCTGGGCGGCATCTTCCTGACGCATCTCCATTCCGATCACGTTGTCGACCTCAACAACATCCTCACCGAGGGGATCTACAACGGACTGCAGCACGTGGAGAAAATCCCCGTCTACGGCCCGGGCAATCGCGGAGTACTTCCACCCCTGTTCGGGGAGGGCCCCGCACCGGAACCCGTGGCACCGGGCAATCCCACACCGGGCACCCGGGAGATGACCGACCTGCTCGTGCAGGCGTTCGCCACCGACTTCAACGACCGCCTGTTCGACAACCGTAAGCCCGCCCCCGACGCCTTGTGGGAGGCCTTCGACGTTCCGGTACCGGCGCAGTATCTCGCCGATCCGAACGGTAATCCCTGCCCGGACATGGAACCGTTCACCTTCTTCGAGGACGACCGCGTCCGGGTGTCCGCGATCCTGGTCGACCACGCTCCCGTCTTTCCCGCTCTCGCCTACCGTTTCGACAGCGACGACGGGTCGATCGTCTTCTCCGGGGACACCGGCCCCACCCCCAATCTCGTGAAACTCGCACGGGGAGCGGACGTTCTGGTGCATGAGGTGATCGACCCCGCCTGGCCGGAATCGTTGTTCCCCGAACCCCGCACGGATGCTCAGGAAGGGCTCTACCAGCACCTCATCCAATCCCACACCCTCATCGAGGATCTCGGTCCGATCGCCCAGGAAGCCGGCGTGGGAACCTTGGTGCTCTCGCACATGGTCCCGGGCAATCGCCCCGATTCCACTTGGGAAGGATGCGGCGCCGGATTCGACGGGCGCCTGGTCATCGGCCACGACCTCGACGTGGTCGGCGTCGGAGCCCCCGCCTGA